One Elaeis guineensis isolate ETL-2024a chromosome 10, EG11, whole genome shotgun sequence genomic window carries:
- the LOC105059896 gene encoding probable cinnamyl alcohol dehydrogenase 5, protein MAADAMEYGVKGSPETEHPRKAVGWAARDHSGVLFPFTFSRRNNGDCDVTIKILFCGICHSDLHSIKNEWKNTMFPIIPGHEIVGIITEVGRNVQKFKVGDKVGVGCMVNSCHSCNSCKQGFENYCPGMILTYNSIDTDGTKTFGGFSDVIVVNEHFVIQFPENLPLDKGAPLLCAGITVYSPMKYFGLNEAGKHLGVVGLGGLGHVAVKFGKALGMKVTVISSSQRKEKEAIERLGADFFVVSSNTEQMKAAMGTMDGIINTVSADHSLMPLLLLLKAQGKMVMVGLPEKPLELPVFPLIGGGKIVAGSCIGGIKDTQEMIDFAGKNNITAEIELIGMDYVNKAMERLVKADVKYRFVIDIVNSLTAA, encoded by the exons ATGGCGGCGGATGCGATGGAGTATGGGGTGAAGGGATCGCCGGAGACCGAGCACCCCCGGAAAGCCGTCGGGTGGGCGGCGCGGGACCACTCTGGCGTCCTCTTTCCCTTCACCTTCTCccggag GAATAATGGAGATTGTGATGTCACCATAAAGATACTGTTCTGTGGGATCTGCCACTCGGACCTTCACAGCATTAAGAATGAATGGAAAAATACCATGTTCCCAATCATTCCAGG GCATGAGATTGTGGGCATCATTACTGAGGTAGGGCGCAATGTGCAAAAGTTCAAGGTCGGAGACAAGGTGGGCGTAGGGTGCATGGTTAATTCTTGCCACTCCTGCAACAGCTGCAAACAGGGGTTTGAGAACTACTGTCCTGGAATGATACTTACTTACAATTCCATCGACACCGATGGAACGAAGACATTTGGAGGTTTTTCTGATGTGATCGTCGTTAATGAGCATTTTGTCATTCAGTTCCCTGAAAATTTGCCCCTAGACAAGGGTGCACCGCTGCTATGTGCAGGGATCACGGTGTACAGCCCGATGAAATACTTTGGACTCAATGAAGCAGGAAAGCATCTTGGGGTGGTTGGTCTTGGTGGCCTTGGCCATGTGGCTGTGAAGTTTGGTAAGGCCCTTGGGATGAAGGTCACAGTGATCAGCTCATCCCAGCGCAAAGAGAAGGAAGCAATTGAAAGGTTGGGTGCAGACTTTTTCGTGGTCAGCAGTAACACTGAGCAAATGAAG GCTGCTATGGGCACCATGGATGGTATTATCAACACCGTGTCTGCAGACCATTCCCTCATGCCATTGCTTTTACTGCTGAAGGCCCAGGGCAAGATGGTCATGGTTGGTTTACCGGAGAAGCCATTGGAGCTACCGGTTTTTCCTTTGATTGGGG GTGGGAAGATCGTGGCAGGCAGTTGCATTGGAGGAATAAAGGATACCCAGGAGATGATAGACTTCGCTGGTAAGAACAATATAACAGCAGAGATTGAGCTCATTGGTATGGATTATGTGAACAAGGCAATGGAGCGGCTTGTCAAGGCAGATGTCAAATATCGATTTGTCATTGATATAGTCAACAGCTTAACTGCTGCTTAG